The window CTATTCGCATGGAACCGGTATTTATGATACTAGGGCAGTCTGCAGCTATTGCCGCAGCACTTGCTATTAAGCATGAAACTTCTGTTCAAGATGTAAATTATGAAGTATTAAAACAAGAATTACTAAACCATCAGCAGGTACTCAATTGGAGTGAGGAGATGAGGGATGACCCTATCAAACGAATGGAAGAGACTTTTGGGGGTAAGTAATTGAATACTTTATGAAAAGGAGGGCTGTTATGAATCTAATACCATGGAATAGAGATCTTATCGATGAATTGGTAGCGCTTTGGAACAAGGAATTGAGCACCCATTTCCCGATGCGCAAGGAGCTATTTGTTCAAAATAGCTTTGAGGATGTTAACGTATTAGAGAAAGGATCTTTTATAGCTGTTGACGATAATAGCAAAGTAATAGGATTTGTAGTATCTAAAAAATGGCAAGAAAAAAAGAAGGTTGAAATGGATTCGAAAAGAGGGTGGATTCAAGTTCTCTTAGTAGACAGTGCTTATCGAGGAAAAGGTATAGGAACCTTGTTATTGGAACAGGCGGAGACTGCTTTAAAAGAAAGTGGAGCGGAAGTAATACAACTTGCTGGAGACCCTTTCCACTATTTTCCTGGAGTTCCTGAGGTTTATCCCGATGTACAAAAATGGGTTGAGAAATTTGGATATTACAAAAAGCTAGATGCATTTGATTTGATTAATCATCTGGTAAAAAAATATCCATTCCCAAATGAAAGCTCGGCATCCTTTTCTGTACTGCAAATAGAGGAAAAGGAAGAGTTTTTATCTTTTTTAACTAGATGCTTTCCCGGTAGATGGGAGTATGAGGCAATCAAATACTTTGAAATGGGTGGCGTAGGTAGAGAGTTTGTTGTAGCAAAAAAGAATGGGAGCATTATTGGCTTTTGTAGGATGAATGACCCGTTATCTCCATTCATTGCACAAAATGTGTATTGGAGTCCTCTATTTGAACAAAGGGTTGGTGGAATTGGACCATTAGGTATTGATTCAAATGAGCGAAAGCAAGGGTTCGGACTTGAAGTTGTGGAGGCTGCCGTGGCTTATTTGCAGGAAAGAGAAATAGAAACTATCATTATTGACTGGACTAATCTGATGGAATTTTATAGAAAACTAGATTTTGTACCATGGAAAAAGTATGGAATTTATCTAAAAGACTAAGAGTAATACTTGGAAAATGCTGAGGTTGACGTGGGTATTGTCAAAGTATCAGTTATTACTTTCTCTAAAGTAAATAAGAAAAGTATGTCACACCTATAATTACCTGCGAAAAATGCTGAAGATTATAGTAAGATAAAACCCCAGAATCATAGAGATTCTGGGGTTTTATCTTACTATTGCTATTTTACTTGATAATTAATCGCTGCCATTCCCAACGTTTTCGCAGCTATTAACATTGCTCGTTCATCGAAATCGAACATTGGGCTATGGTGAGGGAATACATCCCCTTCAGGCATAGCGCCGGTAAAGAAAAATGTACCGGGGATTTCTTCTAAATAATAGCCAAAATCCTCTCCAATCATCAATAATTCAGATTGATTCACTTCTTTAACTCCTGGAATAGTCCTAGCAATGTCTGCTATATACTCTGTTTCCACTATGTGATTAATTACTGGAGGATAGCCTCTTTCATATAGGAAAGAATAAGAACAATCCGCTGTATAGCATGTTCCTTCTATCACACGTTTTAATTCATTTTCCATTAAATCTCTAACATCTGGTTTAAATGTGCGGACGGTACCGGTCATTTTCACAGTGTCCGCAATAATATTAAATGCGTTGTCTGCTACGAAAGAACCCACAGAAAGTACTGCAGATTCAGTCGGGTTCACACGTCTTGCTACTAGTTGCTGCAAGTTTACAACTAATTGAGAGGCTACTACGATTGAATCCTTTGTGTCATGCGGATTCGCCCCGTGTCCACCTTTACCCTGGACAGTGATAGAAAAACGATCTGCTGCCGCCATAATGGGACCACTTTTATATTCAATAGTACCTAGAGGAGTTTGAGACCATAAATGTGTACCGAAAATTACATCAACTCCATCTAAACAACCAGCCTCAATCATTGGTTTAGCACCACCTGGAGCATATTCTTCTGCATGCTGATGGATAAATACATATTCACCTGCCAATTGGTCTTTAAATTCATTTATCGTACGAGCGAGTATGAGTAGTGAGGCAGTGTGCCCATCGTGACCGCATGCATGCATAACACCTGGAACAGTAGATTTATATGGAACATTTTTTTCATCTTGGATTGGGAGAGCATCAAAGTCAGCTCTTAAAGCAACGGTTTTACCTGGAAAAGTGCCTTTTACTCTAGCAACTACTCCATTGCCACCTACATTTGCTTGGAAAGGTATTTCCAAATCTGTATAGAATCTTTGTATATATTTTGCAGTTTCAGTTTCTTGAAATGATACTTCCGGATGCATATGTAAATACCGTCGAATACTGACCATTTCATCGTATGATGCCTCAAGCTGCTTTATAATATCCATACTCATTTTGATAATCTCCTTTTATTTTATATTTTGAATTAACTAAATTATATCAAAGATTGAATTCATTTTTTTGAACTTACGCATATTTCACTTTAAATAGACCAAGATAACTGTATAGCAAATCATAAGGAGGAAAAATAAAGTGAATAAACTACTTAAATTAGTATTTATGATGCTTCTCATCGGCTTATTGACCGCTTGCGGAACGAATAATAATGACGATAAGGCAACAGAGACCGACACTGATAAAGCAACAGAAAACACGGATACGGTAGATGAAGGCATGAATGGAAATGATGACGTTACAAATGATGGAACAACAGGTAATGGAGTAGCAAACGATACAGAAGGAAAAGAAGTAGAGCTAGCGGATGAGGTAGCAGATAAAATTACAGAGTTAGAAGAAGTAGAATCAGCAAGTGTGCTAGTTACGGACAATAATGCATATGTGGCGGTAGAGCTTAAAGAAGGTTCAGAAGAGACGGATGAATTAAAAACTA is drawn from Psychrobacillus sp. INOP01 and contains these coding sequences:
- a CDS encoding amidohydrolase, translated to MSMDIIKQLEASYDEMVSIRRYLHMHPEVSFQETETAKYIQRFYTDLEIPFQANVGGNGVVARVKGTFPGKTVALRADFDALPIQDEKNVPYKSTVPGVMHACGHDGHTASLLILARTINEFKDQLAGEYVFIHQHAEEYAPGGAKPMIEAGCLDGVDVIFGTHLWSQTPLGTIEYKSGPIMAAADRFSITVQGKGGHGANPHDTKDSIVVASQLVVNLQQLVARRVNPTESAVLSVGSFVADNAFNIIADTVKMTGTVRTFKPDVRDLMENELKRVIEGTCYTADCSYSFLYERGYPPVINHIVETEYIADIARTIPGVKEVNQSELLMIGEDFGYYLEEIPGTFFFTGAMPEGDVFPHHSPMFDFDERAMLIAAKTLGMAAINYQVK
- a CDS encoding GNAT family N-acetyltransferase: MNLIPWNRDLIDELVALWNKELSTHFPMRKELFVQNSFEDVNVLEKGSFIAVDDNSKVIGFVVSKKWQEKKKVEMDSKRGWIQVLLVDSAYRGKGIGTLLLEQAETALKESGAEVIQLAGDPFHYFPGVPEVYPDVQKWVEKFGYYKKLDAFDLINHLVKKYPFPNESSASFSVLQIEEKEEFLSFLTRCFPGRWEYEAIKYFEMGGVGREFVVAKKNGSIIGFCRMNDPLSPFIAQNVYWSPLFEQRVGGIGPLGIDSNERKQGFGLEVVEAAVAYLQEREIETIIIDWTNLMEFYRKLDFVPWKKYGIYLKD
- a CDS encoding YhcN/YlaJ family sporulation lipoprotein gives rise to the protein MNKLLKLVFMMLLIGLLTACGTNNNDDKATETDTDKATENTDTVDEGMNGNDDVTNDGTTGNGVANDTEGKEVELADEVADKITELEEVESASVLVTDNNAYVAVELKEGSEETDELKTKISDAAKAENADFNNVYVSANPDFTKQFKDYGDRIRADEPVEGFFDEFTDTVERVFPDQAK